In the Besnoitia besnoiti strain Bb-Ger1 chromosome XII, whole genome shotgun sequence genome, one interval contains:
- a CDS encoding hypothetical protein (encoded by transcript BESB_023860) — translation MRGGEGKMTFVGEVDKCEFRGGDEEMDYFGGEAEAFGFGRRAASLSGCDAEFLQSFAHPPSSRSTSSVASSASDASEALSGGSSRGQSPAEGCGGPRAVGNFCGTAERCSQAGAETESGSGRESEREEGRGFEDARADEEPQEATADTRSAEAEPDKADRDLSAAEVCAAAVAAMKEEDFFAEACKLIRRERFFYLEGIRMMKEDHSYLDLTGEDYDAPAKLAALMDALAHEGAQIVRTGLAD, via the coding sequence atgcgaggaggagaaggcaaAATGACGTTCGTCGGAGAGGTGGATAAGTGTGAGTTTCgggggggcgacgaggagatgGATTATTTCGgcggggaggcagaggcctTCGGGTTtgggcggcgtgcggcgtcCCTCTCCGGGTGCGACGCGGAGTTTCTGCAGTCCTTCGCGCATCCACCCTCGTCGCGTTCGACTTCTTctgtcgcgtcttctgcaTCAGACGCCTCTGAGGCGTTGTCGGGAGGGTCATCGCGGGGGCAGAGCCCGGCGGAGGGCTGCGGGGGTCCGAGAGCCGTGGGCAACTTCTGCGGCACCGCCGAGAGGTGCTCTCAAGCCGGCGCCGAAACCGAGAGCGGGAGtgggcgcgagagcgagagagaggaaggccgcggcttcgaggacgcgcgtgcagacgaggagccgcaggaggcgaccgccgacacccgcagcgcggaggcagagccTGACAAGGCGGATCGCGACCTGTCGGCCGCGGAggtgtgcgcggcggcggtggcaGCGATGAAGGAAGAGGATTTTTTTGCGGAGGCCTGCAAACTGATTCGCAGAGAGAGATTTTTCTATCTTGAGGGCATTCGAATGATGAAAGAGGATCATTCGTACCTCGACTTGACGGGCGAGGACTACGACGCGCCAGCcaagctcgccgcgctcatGGACGCCCTCGCTCACGAGGGCGCTCAAATCGTGCGCACAGGCCTGGCAGACTGA
- a CDS encoding von Willebrand factor type A domain-containing protein (encoded by transcript BESB_023870) gives MASFVKIGVLYWFAASLFAGLASYPMVGTDAAKAGLPGLSSDNSGFLFRLSNRASPLAVKEEPAEPRSDENPDHEKQELGKRHEGMKSDEEEPELQTDETQGGEGSLHDTPPKRVHLQATQSTEHRLEGEGNKVPASGFHTRGARSRGARSDAEHLNPSADKHPTREEPQGHAKSSDTTGPIANHTDRPVGNTESEEPIAHTTQPGSMYPQANSSQPSGNLMTNAGVPAHYPVNETIPKPEAERVEPPIEDQHTGEKPIHEETHPGDERPESERPTVRGVESHTGDEPAHEEEHPGDERPESERTTVRSDESHTGKKPAHEEEHPGDERPESERPTVRIDESHTGEEPAHVEEHPGDERPEAERPTVRGVESHTGEEPAHEEEHPGDERPESERPTVRGVESHTGEEPAHEEEHPGDERPESERPTVRGVESHTGEKPAHEETHPGDERPESERPTVRGVESHTGEEPAHEETHPGNERPESERPNVRIDESYTGEEPAHVEEHPGDERPEAERPTVRGVESHTGEEPAHEEEHPGDERPESERPTVRGVESHTGEEPAHEEEHPGNERPESERPTVRGVESHTGEKPGHEETHPGDERPESERPTVRGAESHTGEKPAHEETHPGDERPESERPTVRGVESHTGEEPAHEETHPGDERPESERPNVRIDESHTGEEPAHVEEHPGDERPEAERPTVRGVESHTGEEPAHEEEHPGDERPESERPTVRIDESHTGEEPAHEEEHPGDERPESERPTVRGVESHTGEEPAHEEEHPGDERPESERPTVRGVESHTGEEPAHEEEHPGDERPESERPAVRIDESHRGEKPQRGETSPGGTRRDSDGHKGGGPIKEKGHLSTVDELEKTARMLLEKLLQELTGQLEPRQAVESKRLVDDLQDVITTTDKVKVDGEAFFQATVDLYEALKRLRAVEERMHAPRTEVIEVVANVLAKHEMAQARAISFLRILEHLAGLLDRAEMKRMMSEEAHGRRCVEDATKAIEELGRLMRNEARQQCRDLAAVTLWFVSRTHKPGTQE, from the coding sequence ATGGCGTCATTCGTGAAGATAGGTGTTCTCTACTGGTTTGCAGCTTCTCTTTTTGCCGGCCTGGCATCGTATCCAATGGTAGGCACTGATGCAGCAAAGGCGGGGCTGCCGGGCCTCTCTTCTGATAACAGCGGTTTCCTCTTTCGCTTATCAAATCGGGCTTCTCCTCTGGCTGTCAAGGAGGAgcctgcagagccgcgcagcgatGAAAACCCAGATCACGAGAAACAAGAACTGGGCAAGAGGCATGAGGGCATGAAgtccgacgaagaagagcccGAGCTCCAGACCGACGAAACACAAGGTGGGGAAGGTTCGCTTCACGACACACCGCCGAAACGCGTACacctgcaggcgacgcagtcaACTGAGCACCGTCTGGAAGGCGAGGGGAACAAGGTTCCGGCTAGCGGCTTTCATACACGGGGCGCAAGGTCACGGGGCGCAAGGTCAGATGCAGAACATCTGAACCCGAGTGCGGACAAACACCCAACTCGTGAGGAGCCTCAAGGTCACGCCAAAAGCAGCGATACTACCGGCCCTATCGCGAACCACACGGACCGGCCTGTAGGCAATACGGAAAGCGAAGAGCCAATTGCACACACCACACAACCGGGAAGCATGTATCCACAAGCGAACTCTTCACAGCCGAGCGGTAACCTAATGACGAACGCGGGCGTGCCGGCTCATTATCCAGTAAACGAAACGATCCCGAAGCCGGAGGCCGAACGGGTGGAGCCGCCGATTGAAGACCAGCACACGGGCGAGAAGCCTATACATGAAGAGACGCATCCGGGAGACGAGCGGCCTGAGTCAGAAAGGCCGACTGTGCGCGGTGTAGAATCGCACACGGGCGACGAGCCTGCGCATGAAGAGGAGCATCCAGGAGACGAGCGGCCTGAGTCAGAAAGGACGACTGTGCGCAGTGATGAGTCGCACACGGGCAAAAAACCTGCGCATGAAGAGGAGCATCCGGGAGACGAGCGGCCTGAGTCAGAAAGGCCGACTGTGCGCATTGATGAATCGCACACGGGCGAGGAGCCTGCGCATGTAGAGGAGCATCCGGGAGACGAGCGGCCTGAGGCAGAAAGGCCGACTGTGCGCGGTGTAGAGTCGCACACGGGCGAGGAGCCTGCGCATGAAGAGGAGCATCCGGGAGACGAGCGGCCTGAGTCAGAAAGGCCGACTGTGCGCGGTGTAGAGTCGCACACGGGCGAGGAGCCTGCGCATGAAGAGGAGCATCCGGGAGACGAGCGGCCTGAGTCAGAAAGGCCGACTGTGCGCGGTGTAGAATCGCACACGGGCGAAAAACCTGCGCATGAAGAGACGCATCCGGGAGACGAGCGGCCTGAGTCAGAAAGGCCGACTGTGCGCGGTGTAGAATCGCACACGGGCGAGGAGCCTGCGCATGAAGAGACGCATCCGGGAAACGAGCGGCCTGAGTCAGAAAGGCCGAATGTGCGCATTGATGAATCGTACACGGGCGAGGAGCCTGCGCATGTAGAGGAGCATCCGGGAGACGAGCGGCCTGAGGCAGAAAGGCCGACTGTGCGCGGTGTAGAGTCGCACACGGGCGAGGAGCCTGCGCATGAAGAGGAGCATCCGGGAGACGAGCGGCCTGAGTCAGAAAGGCCGACTGTGCGCGGTGTAGAATCGCACACGGGCGAGGAGCCTGCGCATGAAGAGGAGCATCCGGGAAACGAGCGGCCTGAGTCAGAAAGGCCGACTGTTCGCGGTGTAGAATCGCACACGGGCGAGAAACCTGGGCATGAAGAGACGCATCCGGGAGACGAGCGGCCTGAGTCAGAAAGGCCGACTGTGCGCGGTGCAGAATCGCACACGGGCGAAAAACCTGCGCATGAAGAGACGCATCCGGGAGACGAGCGGCCTGAGTCAGAAAGGCCGACTGTGCGCGGTGTAGAATCGCACACGGGCGAGGAGCCTGCGCATGAAGAGACGCATCCGGGAGACGAGCGGCCTGAGTCAGAAAGGCCGAATGTGCGCATTGATGAATCGCACACGGGCGAGGAGCCTGCGCATGTAGAGGAGCATCCGGGAGACGAGCGGCCTGAGGCAGAAAGGCCGACTGTGCGCGGTGTAGAGTCGCACACGGGCGAGGAGCCTGCGCATGAAGAGGAGCATCCGGGAGACGAGCGGCCTGAGTCAGAAAGGCCGACTGTGCGCATTGATGAATCGCACACGGGCGAGGAGCCTGCGCATGAAGAGGAGCATCCGGGAGACGAGCGGCCTGAGTCAGAAAGGCCGACTGTGCGCGGTGTAGAGTCGCACACGGGCGAGGAGCCTGCGCATGAAGAGGAGCATCCGGGAGACGAGCGGCCTGAGTCAGAAAGGCCGACTGTGCGCGGTGTAGAGTCGCACACGGGCGAGGAGCCTGCGCATGAAGAGGAGCATCCGGGAGACGAGCGGCCTGAGTCAGAAAGGCCGGCTGTGCGCATTGATGAATCGCACAGGGGCGAGAAACCGCAGCGTGGTGAGACGAGCCCGGGTGGCACGAGGCGTGATTCGGACGGGCACAAGGGCGGAGGCCCAATAAAAGAGAAAGGTCATTTGTCAACTGTAGATGAGCTTGAGAAGACTGCCAGAATGTTGCTGGAGAAGCTGCTTCAGGAACTGACTGGACAGCTCGAGCCCCGGCAGGCTGTAGAATCGAAACGCTTGGTTGATGACTTGCAAGATGTCATCACTACAACGGATAAAGTGAAGGTCGATGGCGAAGCATTCTTCCAGGCAACAGTGGACCTATACGAAGCACtgaagcggctgcgcgcggtcGAAGAAAGAATGCATGCCCCCAGGACTGAGGTTATTGAAGTGGTCGCGAACGTCTTGGCTAAGCATGAAATGGCACAAGCCCGAGCCATCTCATTTCTCCGAATTCTGGAGCACCTTGCAGGGTTGCTTGATAGAGCAGAAATGAAGCGAATGATGTCAGAGGAAGCGCAtggccgccgctgcgtcgaaGATGCCACAAAAGCGATCGAAGAGCTTGGGCGCCTCATGAGGAACGAAGCAAGGCAACAGTGCAGGGACCTTGCTGCAGTCACCTTATGGTTTGTAAGTCGTACACATAAGCCTGGTACTCAGGAATAA
- a CDS encoding hypothetical protein (encoded by transcript BESB_023880) encodes MASAGEWRPKQGSEGGSWAYSVSCGGTREDAVEIEFPFKPYPCQETFMEKVIQACVSKEHALLESPTGTGKTLCLLCASLAFVRTASEGILSASADSVSHNKLTYEALQHRQTLAKKPPLSLLPTPRPPSLAPAAAPPPVRSVPRVVYASRTHSQLQQVAREARRTAFFTSPPSEASAEAPGVFLGAAFRARTRESVPPAPRAARKKAMRVAILGSRDNLCVHAIGQKLRGAALNLACKKKLRGEGCRFYNGSVRDKDGVAQVLQTLGPMDIEDLKACATGCGPPGVEKVQFCPFYTMRDYQEKSDLVLLPYNYLLDPSAQLLKPGSLANSIVIIDEAHNVEQVAEDASSFELRQMDIGRCINALAALAEILSNRSSPPSVSVAQLLSLQQSLGRLDEWITSFELSPPTENLRHPHALLSLEQVAKAFTACSDFSATAGALSSLRPDDAAPLFSPQGKARLDSLLAACMQMLQDEIAENENSVERHVNSLDNLRRIFNILYAELTWQNASSYRVYLHDEGEDAVRRQQQSEREKEDEQSSGGGWSKKKKNEHSGKTNTESDATLAVKPRCLAFWSMSPAPAFASLLLQGARSIICTSGTLAPLLPLAQRLTASATRRRSKATRKKRVWNDYRNYRSMTFYQRQLENKEKDDKGAEAEPDLFSPRATRREELDAEQNETLISTFQNRNRPEYLRALGFSLLRVCTLVSGGVLCFFASYAQMHMCVNEWKKASLSASSAPPSTDAASGAAVPAEGSRFASFFGFRASRSGAAATAPAVSATLFDALQAVKDVFVEPANSRDMAELLTSFQASVQGANRPAAAETRAREGGGDRRRQREGSHAQTRTGAVLLAVCKGKAAEGIDFSDHFCRAVVICGLPLASYFEPRVQLKRMWLDDCMRAQLALETKSPGMAHRAETQTSGAAALISGRQWYDQEARRAVNQAVGRVVRHAQDFGLAVFLDRRFATLDLQKDLPAWVRRSLALPPPSASPFAFLASRVRSFFAALPASLLQYALGKMQRATDSAPLSHFLAEDERDQAAKANDPPGGFFRPDGGPAPAEGADKALAASELGGAHAFAATPKPTSVSAADAALRCSPGVDAKRQEPPPSVSAEVAAERRRKREMALLATGRKPFRADAEKKKEKKREPARVLSLAELEEQSMRLLGGGGRDRENAGGAGDRAASKSGSSWTLGGGLGAKPNASASSARASLAGDRDDQNGVAAAPGVPQETPCGDAATTKAEAPRPAAAAGEKIKDAGKKAAADLILQVRRLMERDAGEAKPASTAADAPNSFFTFCICMRQLGSLRGKAPAEAVKGYREIVERLWDLLLPLPVEMPLAAFAPAGIAASNARAAAEAGSSASSSRRDSSALREKKEILLKIITSFVPAAHQRDLLVAVDYRFRRVVRSARASAAQSLGAQQSAEAEARVIASERVSEETGAGAVVRRCTGENGLTDVGERREITTTRGFEPSSDESPDALVTVCEESEDERDEEDEPAPRPAKRSRVAGEAPESGEAKPTHERGGSDSQEAKEKMKGRVGLCLICSDDLPLHRSLNCGHEFCLACWTAQLQRRLECPVCRARTREKHLVPA; translated from the exons ATGGCGTCCGCAGGAGAATGGCGGCCCAAACagggcagcgagggcgggagCTGGGCGTACAGCGtgagctgcggcggcacgcgcgaagacgcagtGGAGATCGAGTTTCCCTTCAAACCCTATCCTTGTCAGGAAACCTTCATGGAGAAAGTCATCCAGGCGTGCGTCAGCAAGGAGCACGCGCTTCTCGAATCTCCCACAG GGACTGGCAAGACGCTCTGCCTGCtttgcgcgtcgctcgcgtttGTGCGAACGGCCTCTGAGGGCAttctctcggcgtctgcggactCCGTGTCTCACAACAAGCTGACCtacgaggcgctgcagcatcgGCAGACGctcgcgaagaagccgcctctctctcttctcccgaCTCCACGACCTCCATCtctggcgcctgccgccgccccgccgccggtcCGGTCCGTCCCCCGAGTCGTCTACGCGTCGCGGACACACAGCCAGCTCCAGCAagtcgcgcgagaggcgcgtcgAACTGCTTTTTTCacttcgccgccgtccgaggcctccgcagaggcgccggggGTCTTTCTGGGCGCAGCCTTCCGCGCGAGAACTCGCGAGAGCGTTCCACCCGCGCCCAGGGCCGCCCGCAAAAAAGCGATGCGCGTCGCGATCctcggcagccgcgacaACCTCTGCGTCCATGCAATCGGCCAGAaactccgcggcgcagcgctgaACCTCGCGTGCAAGAAGAAACTGAGGGGCGAG GGCTGCCGATTTTACAACGGCTCCGTTCGCGACAAAGACGGCGTCGCTCAGGTGCTCCAGACCCTGGGGCCGATGGACATCGAGGACCTCAAGGCCTGCGCAACAGGCTGCGGACCTCCCGGCGTCGAG AAAGTCCAGTTCTGTCCCTTCTATACGATGCGCGACTACCAGGAGAAGAGCGACCTCGTCTTGCTTCCTTACAACTACTTGCTCGATCcctccgcgcagcttctcaaGCCAG GATCTCTGGCGAACTCCATAGTCATTATCGACGAGGCGCATAACGTCGAACAG gtcgcggaggacgcctcTTCGTTCGAGTTGCGGCAGATGGATATTGGTCGCTGCATcaacgcgctcgccgcgctcgctgagATCCTGAGCAATC gttcttcgccgccgtctgtgAGCGTGGCGCAGTTGCTTTCGCTCCAGCAGTCTCTCGGGCGTCTCGACGAGTGGATCACCTCG TTCGAGCTCAGCCCACCGACCGAGAATCTGCGCCATCCGCACGCGCTGCTCAGCCTCGAGCAAGTAGCTAAGGCATTCACTGCATGCAGCGACTTCTCCGCGACGGCCGGCGCGCTTTCCTCGCTCCGgcccgacgacgcagcgcctctctttTCGCCTCAAG GCAAAGCGCGGTTGGACAGCCTGCTGGctgcctgcatgcagatgcTTCAAGACGAGATCGCGGAGAACGAGAATAGCGTTGAGCGCCACGTGAACAGCCTCGACAATCTCCGGCGCATCTTCAAC ATTCTCTACGCAGAGCTCACGTGGCAGAATGCTTCGAGCTACCGCGTGTATCTacacgacgaaggcgaagacgcagttcggcgccagcagcagtcCGAGCGCGAAAAGGAAGACGAGCAAAGCTCCGGCGGAGGCTGGagcaaaaaaaagaaaaacgagcACAGCGGAAAAACCAacacagagagcgacgccacACTCGCAGTCAAACCACG ATGCCTCGCTTTTTGGTCCATGTCGCCGGCCCCagcgttcgcctcgctgctgctccaggGAGCTCGATCCATCATCTGCACGTCCG GAACGCTCGCGCCTTTGCttccgctggcgcagcggctga cggcgagcgcgactcGGAGGCGGAGCAAagcgacgcgaaaaaaacgcgtcTGGAACGACTACCGCAACTACCGCAGCATGACCTTCTACCAGAGGCAGCTCGAAAATAAAGAAAAAGATGACAAAGGAGCCGAAGCGGAGCCGGacctcttctcgccgcgtgCAACGCGCCGAGAGGAGCTCGACGCGGAGCAAAACGAAACGCTGATCTCGACTTTCCAG AACCGCAACAGACCGGAGTATCTGCGGGCTTTAGGTTtttcgctgctgcgtgtCTGTACTCTGGTCTCCGGCGGCGTTTtgtgcttcttcgcctcctaCGCGCAAATGCATATGTGTGTCAACGAGTGGAAGAaagcctcgctctccgcgtcctccgcgccaccCTCAACCGACGccgcgtctggcgccgccgttCCAGCGGAGggctcgcgcttcgcgtccttcttcggctttcgggcctcgcgctcgggcgcggcggcgaccgcgcccgcTGTGTCCGCGACGCTGTTTGACGCTCTGCAGGCCGTGAAGGACGTCTTCGTGGAGCCTGCGAACTCGCGCGACATGGCGGAGCTGCTCACGTCCTTTCAGGCGTCGGTCCAGGGGGCGAACAggccagccgcggcggagacccgcgcgcgagagggcggaggcgaccggcgacggcagcgcgagggTAGCCACGCACAGACGCGAACAGGCGCCGtgctgctcgccgtctgcaAAGGAAAAGCGGCGGAAG GAATTGACTTCTCAGACCACTTCTGTCGCGCCGTCGTCATCTGCGggctgcctctcgcgtcctACTTTGAGCCGCGCGTGCAGCTGAAGCGCATGTGGCTCGACGATTGCATGCGGGCGCAGCTTGCGCTGGAAACCAAAAGTCCAGGTATGGCACACCGCGCCGAGACTCAAA CGTCCGGGGCTGCGGCTCTCATCAGCGGGCGGCAGTGGTACGaccaggaggcgcgccgggcggTCAATCAG GCCGTAGGGCGCGTCGTCCGGCATGCGCAAGACTTCGGCCTGGCCGTCTTCCTCGACAGACG CTTCGCCACTCTGGACTTGCAGAAGGATCTGCCGGCGTGGGTCCGGCGCTCACtggcgcttccgccgccttctgcgtctccctttgccttcctcgcttcccGCGTGCGTtcgttcttcgccgcgctgcctgcgtcgctcctTCAGTATGCACTCGGCAAGATGCAGCGGGCGACGgactctgcgccgctctcgcactTTCTCGCAGAGGACGAGCGCGACCAGGCGGCGAAAGCCAACGACCCCCCGGGCGGCTTCTTCAGGCCGGACGGCGGcccagcgcctgcagaaggcgcggacaaggcgctcgcggcgagcgagctgggcggcgcgcacgcgttcGCCGCCACGCCGAAGCCCACGAGCGtcagcgcggcggacgctgcgctgcgctgctctcCCGGGGTcgacgcgaagcgccagGAGCCCCCGCCGAGTGTGTCGGCCGAGGtcgctgcggagaggcgacgcaagCGGGAGATGGCGCTGCTCGCGACGGGGCGGAAGCCGttccgcgcggacgcggagaagaaaaaggagaagaaacgcgagcccgcgcgcgtGCTGTCGCTCGCCGAGCTCGAAGAGCAATCGATGCGCCTTCtcggggggggcggcagagACCGCGAaaacgcgggcggcgcaggcgacagagcTGCCTCGAAATCAGGCTCCAGCTGgacgctcggcggcggcctcggcgccaaGCCCAACGCttccgccagcagcgcccggGCCTCCTTGGCGGGCGACCGAGACGACCAGAACGGCgttgcggccgcgcccggtgtcccgcaggagacgccgtgcggagacgctgcgacGACCAAGGCTGAGGCGCCTcggccggctgcggcggcgggcgagaagaTAAAGGACGCTGGGAAGAAAGCCGCGGCTGACCTGATTCTCCAGGTGCGCCGGCTCATGGAGCGggacgcgggagaggcgaaacccgcgtcgaccgccgcggacgcgcccaACAGCTTCTTCACCTTCtgcatctgcatgcggcaGCTCGGCAGTCTCCGAGgcaaggcgcccgcggaagcCGTAAAAGGCTACAGGGAGATCGTGGAGCGACTCTGGgatctccttctccctctgcctGTGGAGATGCCTCTTGCAGCTTTCGCTCCGGCCGGTATCGCGGCTAGCAacgcgcgggcagcggcggaggcagggagttccgcttcgtcctctcgGCGAGATTCTTCGGCTctgcgggagaagaaggaaattCTCTTGAAAATCATCACGAGTTTTGTGCCGGCTGCGCACCAACGCGACTTGCTTGTGGCGGTTGACTATCGCTTCAGACGCGTagtgcgcagcgcgcgggcgtctgcagcgcagtCACTTGGCGCACAGCAGAgtgcggaggccgaggcgcgggTTATAGCCTCAGAGAGAGTCTctgaagagacaggcgcagggGCAGTCGTGCGCCGTTGCACGGGGGAGAATGGCCTCACAGACGTGGGCGAACGTCGAGAGATTACGACGACGAGAGGATTTGAACCTTCCTCCGACGAGAGCCCGGACGCGCTTGTCACGGTATGTGAGGAATCTGAAGATGaacgcgacgaggaagacgagcccgcgccgcggccggcgaagagaagccgcgtcgcgggcgaggcgcctgagtCCGGCGAGGCGAAACCGACGCACGAGAGGGGGGGAAGCGACTCACAAGAGGCGAAAGAGAAGATGAAAGGAAGAGTCGGCTTGTGCCTTATCTGCAGCGACGACTTGCCGCTTCACCGGTCTCTCAACTGCGGTCACGAGTTCTGTCTG gCCTGCTGGACTGCTCAGTTGCAGCGGCGGTTGGAGTGCCCGGTGTGTCGGGCGCGGACTCGCGAGAAGCACCTCGTTCCCGCGTGA
- a CDS encoding radical SAM domain-containing protein (encoded by transcript BESB_023890), translating into MGGAQRDGESGGARCRAVDLESSSLSLCSSSSPCAAPPLASCSSSAQEPRTSVFDRAALLSAVEGKEVHAHKIWRYVIQKGADFGEIPDLPKRVYATLEARFATSTSRLLEAKTSRDASTTKLLLELADGSRIETCIMRYGAVEYALFPEVEKKKREASRKGKTGPTLNHGADDAATEAEAHAPERPEGARNGDREDDSHRRPFKSNRRATVCISAQVGCQMGCTFCATGTMGKKRNLTEAEILEQLFHASRVEKIRNVVFMGMGEPLDNYNSVVSAVRFMTQPNKFAIGGHHVCISTVGLPQRIRQLAVDLPATRLALSLHAPDQPTRLKLMPRAAAGWKLESVLAATDEFVKQQKLVNSTAMKNIGLLVEYIMIQDLNDTPEQAHALGRILQPRADAIIVNLIPYNPTEVPYDYRPSAAERVDAFLKILRQEYSIKALVRQTLGQDIDSACGQLVVRTAPDDAREKKARARSGSQSSVGSEADAHEASKRVLRTSGGFPEGKAWRQWLWAWWHAVKERVSPSGCFQCGAGISGDRAGVGAPDGTEDAAEADGDEQKEARERREELVAASIALVAGVVAAGAVAWSLRRTRV; encoded by the exons ATGGGAGGAGcccagcgcgacggcgagagcggcggagctcgctgccgcgcggtcGACTTGGAGTCctcgagtctctctctctgctcgtcttcttctccctgcgccgcgccgcctctcgcgtcatgttcttcttccgcgcaggAGCCTCGGACTTCTGTCTTCGACAGGGCCGCGCTGCTCTCTGCCGTGGAGGGCAAGGAAGTTCACGCGCACAAA ATCTGGCGCTACGTGATTCAGAAAGGCGCGGACTTCGGCGAAATCCCGGACTTGCCTAAGCGCGTGTACgcgacgctggaggcgcggtTCGCCACCTCGActtcgcggcttctcgaGGCCAAGAccagccgcgacgcctctACCACGAAGCTGCTCCTCGAGCTCGCAGACGGCAGCCGCATCGAGACTTGCATCATGCGCTACGGCGCCGTGGAGTACGCGCTCTTCCCCGAggtcgagaagaagaagcgcgaggcctcgaggAAAGGCAAAACTGGTCCCACGCTCAACcacggcgccgacgacgcagccacggaggcggaggcacacGCGCCCGAAAGgcccgaaggcgcgcgcaacggcgaccgcgaagacgacagcCACAGGCGGCCGTTCAAGAGCAACCGACGGGCGACCGTCTGCATCTCTGCACAG GTTGGATGCCAGATGGGCTGCACCTTCTGCGCGACTGGGACGAtggggaagaagcggaacTTGACTGAGGCGGAGATCCTGGAGCAGCTCTTCCACGCCTCCAG AGTTGAAAAAATTCGCAACGTGGTGTTCATGGGCATGGGCGAGCCCCTTGACAACTACAACAgcgtcgtctccgcagtTCG CTTCATGACTCAGCCGAACAAATTCGCCATCGGGGGGCACCACGTGTGCATCAGCACCGTCGGCCTTCCACAGAGGATTCGGCAGCTCGCCGTCGAcctgccggcgacgcgtctcgctctctcgctgcatgcgccagacCAGCCGACTCGCCTCAAACTCATGCCTCGAGCCGCTGCT GGATGGAAACTCGAGAGCGTCCTCGCAGCGACCGATGAGTTTGTGAAGCAGCAGAAACTCGTCAACAGCACAGCGATGAAAAACATC GGCCTGCTGGTCGAGTACATCATGATTCAAGACTTGAACGACACGCCTGAGCAAGCGCATGCGCTCGGCCGCATtctgcagccccgcgcggATGCCATCATTGTCAATCTTATTCCGTATAACCCCACAGAAGTCCCCTACGACTACAG gccgtctgctgcagaaCGCGTCGATGCATTTTTGAAGATTCTGCGGCAGGAGTACTCTATCAAGGCTCTCGTGCGGCAGACTCTCGGCCAA GACATcgacagcgcctgcggccagCTGGTGGTGCGCACAGCGCCggacgacgcccgcgagaaAAAGGCCAGGGCCCGGAGCGGGTCGCAGTCGAGCGTGGGTAGCGAAGCAGATGCACACGAGGCGTCGAAGCGTGTCCTGCGCACGTCTGGTGGCTTCCCCGAGGGAAAGGCGTGGCGCCAGTGGCTCTGGGCGTGGTGGCACGCGGTCAAAGAGCGCGTTTCTCCGTCTGGGTGCTTTCAGTGTGGAGCGGGGATCTCTGGTGACCGCGCGGGGGTGGGCGCGCCGGATGGcacagaagacgcggcggaggctgatGGGGACGAACAAAAagaagcgagggagaggagagaggaactTGTTGCGGCCTCCATTGCTCTAGTGGCGGGtgtcgtcgccgcaggcgcagtgGCGTGGTCTCTGAGGCGCACTCGCGTGTGA